A genomic segment from Hypomesus transpacificus isolate Combined female chromosome 13, fHypTra1, whole genome shotgun sequence encodes:
- the dcun1d3 gene encoding DCN1-like protein 3 codes for MGQCVTKCKNPTSSLGSKSGDKETGSKSHKKGGGAGGGGGHKEEPSTLGSKAFNDTKAMEVDVETPVIPTAMGDPRKDERSAEADGLSLLRIEELFCCYKDELEDAILEEGMESFCNDLCVDPAEFRVLVLAWKFQAATMCKFTRKEFVEGCRAIQADSLEGICSRFSCMLLEAQGEDSFRDLYRFTFQFGLDAEEGQRSLQRDIAIALWRLVFTQNSPSILERWLDFLAENPSGVRGISRDTWNMFLNFTQAIGPDLSNYSEDEAWPSLFDTFVEWEMERRKKEEEEEERRAEEEKRCTGTETPPSTDRLETEGGRGSQTWGGH; via the exons atgggccAGTGTGTCACCAAGTGTAAAAACCCAACGTCCTCGCTTGGCAGCAAGAGTGGCGACAAGGAGACAGGCTCCAAGTCCCACAAGAAAGGCGGCGGtgcgggtggaggaggagggcataaAGAGGAGCCCAGCACCCTGGGTAGCAAAGCCTTCAACGACACCAAGGCCATGGAGGTTGACGTGGAGACCCCAGTCATCCCCACGGCGATGGGGGACCCGAGGAAGGACGAGCGCTCAGCTGAAGCAGACGGGCTTTCCCTGCTGCGCATCGAGGAGCTCTTCTGCTGCTACAAGGATGAGCTGGAGGATGCCATATTGGAAGAGGGCATGGAGAGTTTCTGCAACGACCTGTGCGTGGACCCTGCAGAGTTCCGTGTGCTGGTCCTTGCTTGGAAGTTTCAGGCAGCCACCATGTGCAAGTTTACAAG GAAAGAGTTTGTGGAGGGTTGCAGGGCGATCCAGGCGGACAGTCTGGAAGGCATATGCTCCCGCTTCTCCTGCATGCTGCTGGAGGCCCAGGGCGAGGACAGCTTCAGAGACCTGTACCGTTTCACCTTCCAGTTCGGCCTGGATGCAGAGGAGGGACAGCGGTCGCTGCAACGCGACATCGCCATCGCCCTGTGGCGCCTAGTCTTCACCCAGAACTCCCCCTCCATCTTGGAGCGCTGGCTGGACTTCCTAGCTGAGAACCCGTCAGGCGTGCGGGGCATTTCACGGGACACGTGGAACATGTTCCTCAACTTTACACAGGCCATCGGGCCGGACCTGAGCAACTACAGTGAGGACGAGGCCTGGCCTAGCCTCTTTGACACCTTTGTGGAATGGGAGATGGAGCGAaggaaaaaggaggaggaggaggaggagaggagggcagaggaggagaagagatgcaCTGGGACTGAGACCCCTCCTAGCACAGACCGACTTGaaacagagggggggagaggctcACAGACATGGGGGGGGCATTGA